Proteins encoded by one window of Dioscorea cayenensis subsp. rotundata cultivar TDr96_F1 chromosome 20, TDr96_F1_v2_PseudoChromosome.rev07_lg8_w22 25.fasta, whole genome shotgun sequence:
- the LOC120251319 gene encoding uncharacterized protein LOC120251319, whose product MVSHHRKDWADQLDDALWAYRTTYKTTIGTTAYRLIYGKACHLPVELEHRVYRAIKQLNFDHHLIGRKRKLQLNELDEWRTMAYENSLRYKERVKESHDRHIKQAKSFQEGDQVLLFNSRQKLFPGKLKSWWHGPYLVTHVFTHHNVKISDPQNGTFKVNGQRLKHYFPGNNTLQKNGGNSPPYVPP is encoded by the coding sequence atgGTGAGTCATCATCGAAAGGATTGGGCTGATCAGCTTGACGATGCACTCTGGGCCTATAGAACGACTTACAAAACGACCATTGGAACAACAGCATACAGACTAATCTATGGGAAGGCATGCCACTTACCTGTCGAATTGGAGCACAGAGTATATCGGGCCATAAAACAGTTAAATTTTGACCACCACTTGATAGGCCGCAAGAGGAAGCTCCAActtaatgagctagatgaatggcgaACGATGGCATATGAAAACTCATTGCGCTATAAGGAGAGAGTGAAGGAAAGCCATGACCGACACATCAAACAAGCTAAGTCTTTCCAAGAGGGAGATCAAGTACTACTCTTCAATTCTCGACAAAAGCTTTTTCCCGGCAAATTGAAATCATGGTGGCATGGACCATATTTAGTCACACATGTGTTCACTCATCACAACGTCAAGATATCTGATCCACAAAATGGAACGTTCAAGGTCAATGGTCAACGATTGAAACATTACTTTCCGGGTAACAACACTTTGCAAAAGAATGGAGGTAACTCTCCACCATATGTCCCACCATGA